A region from the Salidesulfovibrio onnuriiensis genome encodes:
- a CDS encoding undecaprenyl-diphosphate phosphatase gives MMNWYIAVILGIVEGITEFLPISSTGHLIITGHLLDFTGPKAETFEIVIQLGAILAVVQLYWRQFLGLLRHDPAHAFSGLRGIWMLMLTSFPACVVGLLAHSYIKANLFGPVTVSWALGFGALMILGVEMLRKKETAASLDEITPMQALGIGCFQCLALWPGFSRSAATIMGGMILGARRGVAAEYSFIAAVPIMFLATGYDFLKSYHLFAREDLYFIAVGFFTSYVAAWLAVKGFIYLLGRMTLRPFAFYRLALAPLVYFFWAG, from the coding sequence ATGATGAATTGGTATATAGCCGTAATTCTCGGCATCGTTGAAGGAATCACCGAATTCCTGCCCATTTCCAGCACCGGCCACCTGATCATCACGGGCCATCTGCTGGATTTCACCGGCCCCAAGGCCGAAACCTTCGAGATTGTCATCCAGCTCGGGGCCATCCTGGCCGTGGTCCAGCTCTACTGGCGGCAGTTCCTGGGCCTGCTTCGCCACGACCCGGCGCATGCCTTTTCCGGCCTGCGCGGCATCTGGATGCTCATGCTCACCAGTTTTCCCGCCTGCGTGGTGGGTCTTCTGGCCCATTCCTACATCAAGGCCAACCTGTTCGGCCCCGTCACCGTGTCCTGGGCTCTCGGCTTCGGCGCTCTCATGATCCTGGGCGTGGAGATGCTCCGCAAAAAGGAAACCGCGGCAAGCCTGGACGAGATCACCCCCATGCAAGCCCTGGGCATCGGCTGCTTTCAGTGCCTGGCCCTGTGGCCCGGCTTTTCCCGCTCCGCCGCCACGATCATGGGCGGCATGATCCTGGGCGCCCGGCGCGGCGTCGCCGCGGAATATTCCTTTATCGCGGCCGTCCCCATCATGTTCCTGGCCACGGGATACGACTTCCTGAAAAGCTATCATCTCTTTGCCCGGGAGGATCTCTATTTCATCGCCGTCGGCTTTTTCACCTCCTATGTCGCCGCATGGCTCGCCGTGAAGGGTTTTATCTATCTTCTCGGAAGGATGACGCTGCGACCCTTTGCTTTCTACCGGCTGGCCTTGGCTCCGCTGGTTTACTTCTTCTGGGCAGGATAA
- the lptF gene encoding LPS export ABC transporter permease LptF yields the protein MKLVHRNIFKELLSIFGLSVCCLLGLIIMGRMLQLRELFMSQNLGIMDLLQLFIFLCPFFMLLITPIACMLSVFLVFLRMNTDNEAIALKANGVSLYQLLPAPLAFSLLCTVLTFVVSFVGVSWGMDMFKAKIVEYARTRSKLAIQAGVFNRDFPNLTFYAKQVDSEKGEMRFVFVEDRTLKDTSVVIVAPYGRVETNPKEGEVGIVFRNGRIFRQHGDELNILQFGRYKVRLPLGKLLGGFSFDRDKPKEMSFFDLWELYRTPNDRMLHDTNYARKLETEFVKRWALPFGCLILGMFAFPIASVFRGLRQQYGLMLSMGLFLVYYSLFSVGTGLGEAGTLSPYIGLWLPNILFAIIAWVGIYYANMEKTIPLVTLIEHWRAKRAES from the coding sequence GTGAAACTCGTTCATCGTAATATTTTCAAGGAATTGCTGAGCATCTTCGGGCTCAGTGTCTGCTGTCTGCTGGGGCTCATCATCATGGGACGCATGCTGCAGCTGCGCGAGCTGTTCATGTCCCAGAACCTGGGCATCATGGATTTGCTCCAGCTGTTCATCTTCCTGTGCCCCTTTTTCATGCTGCTCATCACGCCCATCGCCTGCATGCTCAGCGTGTTTCTCGTGTTCTTGCGCATGAATACCGACAACGAGGCCATCGCGCTCAAAGCGAACGGCGTCAGTCTGTATCAGCTGCTTCCAGCGCCGCTGGCCTTCAGCCTGCTATGCACGGTGCTTACCTTTGTGGTGTCCTTTGTGGGCGTTTCCTGGGGCATGGATATGTTCAAGGCCAAGATCGTTGAATACGCGCGGACGCGTTCCAAGCTGGCCATCCAGGCCGGCGTATTCAACCGCGACTTCCCGAACCTGACCTTTTATGCCAAGCAGGTGGACAGCGAGAAGGGCGAAATGCGTTTCGTGTTTGTGGAGGATAGGACCCTGAAGGATACCTCAGTGGTGATCGTGGCCCCCTACGGAAGGGTGGAAACCAATCCCAAGGAAGGCGAGGTCGGCATTGTCTTTCGCAATGGACGCATCTTCCGGCAGCATGGAGACGAGTTGAATATTCTGCAGTTCGGCAGGTACAAGGTGCGCCTGCCTCTCGGCAAGCTGCTGGGCGGCTTCAGTTTCGACCGGGACAAGCCCAAGGAGATGTCCTTCTTTGATTTGTGGGAGTTGTATCGCACTCCTAATGACAGGATGTTGCATGATACCAACTATGCCCGAAAGCTGGAGACCGAATTCGTCAAGCGTTGGGCCTTGCCGTTCGGCTGCCTGATCCTGGGCATGTTTGCCTTCCCTATCGCCAGTGTTTTTCGCGGGTTGCGGCAGCAGTACGGCCTGATGCTCTCCATGGGACTTTTTCTGGTTTATTATTCCCTCTTTTCCGTGGGTACCGGATTGGGAGAGGCCGGAACTCTTTCGCCGTATATCGGATTATGGCTGCCCAACATTCTTTTTGCCATAATCGCTTGGGTTGGAATTTATTACGCAAATATGGAGAAGACCATCCCTCTGGTAACCTTGATAGAACATTGGCGTGCAAAGAGGGCTGAATCGTGA
- a CDS encoding substrate-binding periplasmic protein, which translates to MRKLVYNFIILLLLSPAPALAEDQTVTFALFARGWPPFEMMEDGEPRGMAYEIFKAILPAGIRPALEVNPAPRKRLYSPSLPVYSRLECPKWMTRKKVYLWTEPVLTLNNVLYSPANRPLEYHGLESLEGKTIGCIKHYVYPSIKPLFEAGKAKRYDVNSEQVLLRMLKAGRIDAAVMDSMVTEWIVGNMADVDPRDLHVAATPINKAQLRFAFNNAPGWKKHLPEINARIATIKKNGTLKAILEQYK; encoded by the coding sequence ATGCGCAAGCTAGTATATAATTTCATCATTCTGTTGCTGCTTTCCCCTGCTCCGGCACTGGCGGAAGACCAAACCGTCACCTTTGCCCTGTTCGCCCGGGGATGGCCGCCTTTCGAGATGATGGAGGACGGAGAGCCCCGGGGCATGGCCTACGAAATATTCAAAGCCATTCTTCCCGCCGGGATCAGGCCCGCACTGGAAGTCAATCCGGCCCCGCGCAAAAGACTCTACAGCCCGTCCCTGCCGGTCTACTCGCGCCTGGAATGCCCCAAGTGGATGACGCGCAAGAAAGTTTATCTCTGGACGGAGCCAGTTCTCACCCTGAACAATGTCCTCTACTCTCCCGCCAACCGCCCTTTGGAATACCACGGCCTGGAAAGCCTGGAGGGCAAGACCATCGGATGCATAAAACACTATGTGTATCCTTCGATCAAACCGCTTTTTGAGGCGGGAAAGGCCAAACGCTACGATGTGAACAGCGAGCAGGTCCTGCTGCGCATGCTCAAGGCCGGACGCATCGACGCCGCGGTCATGGATTCAATGGTTACGGAATGGATCGTCGGCAACATGGCCGATGTGGACCCCAGGGATCTTCATGTTGCGGCCACCCCAATAAACAAGGCGCAGCTCCGCTTTGCCTTCAACAACGCCCCCGGCTGGAAAAAGCACCTGCCGGAAATCAATGCCCGCATCGCAACCATCAAGAAGAACGGGACCCTGAAGGCAATCCTGGAACAATATAAATAG
- a CDS encoding LptF/LptG family permease — protein sequence MIGFLRFGTLERYCTRLNLFFLFASLTVGTCIYLLADLFDRLDDFMEAGLGVFEILYYYGVKVPLIFTQIIPAVFLLAIVIQMGVMNRSREIVALRAGGVSLNWFVRFFVFYALIWSCGQFLFSQYVAVYGAQEASRIWKEDVRKTQLDEVKIKNLWFSDGPYIVQAEEAFPSRSRATGITVYEFEMDSQRMIRIIKAEKALVDENGWGLLGVREMDTRSFENIERLSLFLPVRQNLQAFRAAEANREQGLMPLWELSELIKRLEASGSNVEDLRTVWHSKWAYSFTLVVMALMGLALLSFSENMYANVGLALALIFVHYGLYVVGVSAGQKGILPPFVGAWFANVVMAALASLRLLWVGNPRFEAWIKDWLGILPLRRA from the coding sequence GTGATCGGTTTTCTTCGTTTTGGGACTCTTGAACGGTACTGCACCCGCCTGAACCTGTTTTTTCTGTTCGCCAGTCTGACGGTGGGGACGTGCATTTATCTGTTGGCGGATTTATTCGATCGGCTGGATGATTTCATGGAGGCCGGTCTGGGGGTGTTTGAAATTCTGTATTATTACGGAGTCAAGGTTCCGCTTATCTTCACCCAGATTATTCCGGCGGTTTTTCTGTTGGCAATTGTCATTCAGATGGGTGTCATGAATCGGAGCAGGGAGATCGTGGCCCTGCGCGCCGGAGGCGTTTCCCTGAACTGGTTCGTGCGTTTTTTCGTGTTTTATGCCTTGATCTGGAGTTGCGGGCAGTTTCTTTTTTCCCAGTATGTGGCTGTTTATGGCGCTCAGGAGGCCAGTCGCATCTGGAAGGAGGATGTTCGCAAAACACAATTGGACGAAGTCAAGATCAAGAATCTGTGGTTCAGCGATGGCCCGTATATCGTCCAGGCCGAAGAGGCATTCCCCTCGCGAAGCCGCGCAACGGGAATCACCGTGTATGAGTTCGAAATGGACAGCCAGCGCATGATTCGGATCATCAAGGCGGAGAAGGCGCTGGTGGATGAAAACGGCTGGGGACTGCTCGGGGTACGGGAAATGGATACCCGCAGCTTTGAAAATATTGAGCGTTTGTCCCTGTTTCTCCCCGTACGCCAGAATCTTCAGGCCTTCCGGGCCGCCGAGGCCAACAGGGAGCAGGGGCTCATGCCCCTGTGGGAGCTTTCCGAACTCATCAAGAGGCTGGAGGCGTCCGGCTCCAATGTTGAGGATCTCCGAACGGTGTGGCATTCCAAGTGGGCCTATTCGTTCACCCTGGTGGTCATGGCCTTGATGGGGCTGGCCCTGCTTTCCTTTTCCGAAAACATGTACGCCAACGTGGGGTTGGCGCTGGCGCTTATTTTCGTCCATTACGGACTGTACGTCGTTGGTGTTTCCGCAGGGCAGAAAGGAATATTGCCGCCTTTTGTGGGTGCCTGGTTCGCCAACGTGGTCATGGCTGCGCTGGCCTCCCTGAGGCTGCTTTGGGTCGGCAACCCCAGGTTCGAGGCCTGGATCAAGGACTGGCTGGGGATATTGCCCCTGCGACGGGCGTGA
- the hdcA gene encoding histidine decarboxylase, pyruvoyl type, translated as MIKTISTLLISLLCLAVAASTMAGDQFDKTAIGPYAKYCDGFGMPGATGQGYVSVLKVSTGVVQKNDDALVDGIVAYDRAEANDAYIGQINMETASSFNGLNGSIWGYDLAVAEDIRDKKEKPLFMLKQYDGSSIPVYDAKPLLQAGESLFGTAKARRFPPAPGAHVICANKSVTTYRPKQGKPDKTRGEAYGVWSYIAIAIAKDRTRDASLFIEDAGIWDKNANEQDLLQYLDEHRKTVVWSVGACGEDQSVLYDRVYIGYAHTMMKPGEIGTGLTVAPYVVLARNAVPGGNFQSLYSLSLKEWEKKMGF; from the coding sequence ATGATAAAAACAATTTCCACGCTGCTGATTTCCCTGCTCTGCCTTGCGGTCGCGGCCTCGACCATGGCCGGGGACCAATTCGACAAGACCGCCATCGGCCCCTATGCCAAGTACTGCGACGGCTTTGGCATGCCCGGCGCCACGGGCCAGGGGTATGTTTCCGTGCTCAAGGTTTCCACGGGCGTGGTGCAGAAAAACGACGACGCCCTGGTGGACGGCATCGTGGCCTATGACCGCGCCGAGGCCAACGACGCTTACATCGGCCAGATCAACATGGAGACTGCCTCCTCCTTCAACGGGCTCAACGGAAGCATCTGGGGGTATGACCTGGCCGTGGCCGAGGACATCAGGGACAAGAAGGAAAAGCCCCTGTTCATGCTCAAGCAGTATGACGGCTCCTCCATCCCGGTCTACGACGCCAAGCCCCTGCTCCAGGCCGGGGAAAGCCTTTTCGGCACGGCAAAGGCCCGGCGCTTTCCTCCCGCTCCCGGGGCGCATGTCATCTGCGCCAACAAGAGCGTGACCACCTACCGCCCCAAACAGGGCAAACCCGACAAGACCAGGGGCGAGGCCTACGGGGTCTGGTCCTACATCGCCATAGCCATTGCCAAGGACAGGACCAGGGACGCCAGCCTGTTCATCGAGGACGCCGGAATCTGGGACAAGAACGCCAACGAGCAGGACCTGCTGCAATACCTCGACGAACACCGCAAAACCGTGGTCTGGTCCGTGGGCGCCTGCGGCGAGGATCAAAGCGTCCTCTACGACCGCGTTTACATCGGCTACGCGCACACCATGATGAAACCGGGCGAGATCGGCACCGGCCTGACCGTGGCTCCCTATGTCGTGCTGGCGAGAAACGCCGTACCAGGCGGAAATTTCCAGAGCCTGTACTCGTTGAGCCTCAAGGAATGGGAAAAGAAAATGGGATTCTGA